CGCGAACCTTGTTGATCGTCGGTGTTCCGTTGGAAGCAAACGTCACGTGCGAGACCGAAAACCCGTATTTGCATTCATTCTGTCCCGCGGAGTACGCGCGATCCATGTAGCCCACATCTACCCGCCCTGTTGGGGCAACAGCTACCCACGGATAGAACTGGTCATTTCCGGCATTATCCACGGTGACGACCGACCACGTTGCTCCGCCATCGGTGGAACGTCCGAGAAACACGTCTGTATTCGTGGCAGCAGCACTGCCATTGCGATTGTCGGCCCATACTACGTACACCGTGTTGCCGGTCGGGTCGCTGGGATCAGTCGCCGTATTGCCCTTTACGCTGTAGCGGAGCTGGCAACCAGTCAGGGTATCGCGCCCATCCACGTTCTCCGGGAACACCGCGTAGTCATACAGCGTGTCGATCCGCACCGGATTACTCCAAGTCTTCCCGCCATCCGTGGACTTCACGATCATTGCCTGGTTCTGGTCCGACGTGTTGAAGTTCTCGAAGCTCACGTACACGGTTCCGTTAGCAGCCGTCGCCGGATAGGAATCCTGGTTCAGGTCACACTCGTTCGGTTGTCCGAAGTATGCAGCGGAGCAATACGGGCTGAATCCGCTTATGGCCATCGGCTTCGTCCAGTTGTTCCCGTCATCGGAATACGACAGCACGATCGGATATTGAATGAAACCGGCTGTTGGACTGAAGAACTGGTTGAATCGCGTCCACGAAATGTAAACGCGATTGCGAAATGGACTAGCCGCCCCGGCATCTGCGGCAATGAATTCCTTGTCGTTGAAGAGGTTTGGGCCATAGCCGACCGATGGCGTAATAGCAGTTTGACCTCTGGCAACCGTGATCGGCTTCGTGTAGGTCAATCCGCCATCGTCCGAATACGCGACTACCACGCTGGGTCCGGTGTAGCTCCCGCCGGGGCCTTCATGGTCAGCGATATTCGCAAAGTAAATTCGGCCGTCTGCATCGAATGCGAGCGCCGGGTCACCCGTGAACTGGTACGGAGTGATCGGGGGCAGCACCTCGCGCCAGGTATTCCCACCATCAAAGGTGACCGACGTCGCGCCCACTACATGGGACACCGTCGTCGCTCCCCGGTATTGGATCAGGTACGAGTGATATCCGCCGACAGCATGGTTCGGATCGTTCGGATTTACTGCAATCGTCGTTTCGTTATGCGGGACCTCGCCATCACAATCCAACAGCATGTCGCCGGTGTAGATCGAAGGCTGGGTGAAAAGGGAAGTGATGCAATTGAAATTGGGAATCGCTCCCACTCCGCCCTCGACATCGGTTCCTAGTTGCCAGAAGTCGTAGAAGCCAGATGGACGGGGGCCGGGTTTCTCGGACGGGTACCGGTCAGCCGCGATCGCCAAGGCTGCGAATGCGATCACGAAAATGAGTATGGCTAACTTTC
This genomic window from Terriglobales bacterium contains:
- a CDS encoding sialidase family protein, coding for MFRKLAILIFVIAFAALAIAADRYPSEKPGPRPSGFYDFWQLGTDVEGGVGAIPNFNCITSLFTQPSIYTGDMLLDCDGEVPHNETTIAVNPNDPNHAVGGYHSYLIQYRGATTVSHVVGATSVTFDGGNTWREVLPPITPYQFTGDPALAFDADGRIYFANIADHEGPGGSYTGPSVVVAYSDDGGLTYTKPITVARGQTAITPSVGYGPNLFNDKEFIAADAGAASPFRNRVYISWTRFNQFFSPTAGFIQYPIVLSYSDDGNNWTKPMAISGFSPYCSAAYFGQPNECDLNQDSYPATAANGTVYVSFENFNTSDQNQAMIVKSTDGGKTWSNPVRIDTLYDYAVFPENVDGRDTLTGCQLRYSVKGNTATDPSDPTGNTVYVVWADNRNGSAAATNTDVFLGRSTDGGATWSVVTVDNAGNDQFYPWVAVAPTGRVDVGYMDRAYSAGQNECKYGFSVSHVTFASNGTPTINKVRVDSGLSDVGNSRWFAANPAAGNYQSRFIGDYNGVAVGSNGATWSLWTDQRAPVQGSTRTGQHAVGSKD